A region from the Variovorax sp. RKNM96 genome encodes:
- a CDS encoding tripartite tricarboxylate transporter substrate binding protein encodes MTTFKPLACAAALWLGLAALAGQAQAQSATPFPSKVVTLVVPYTSNSGSDIIARIVGPKLSQRWGQPVVVDNKPGASGNLGAQQVANAPPDGHTLLMAINTFTMTPAVYRRVPFDPVVDFAPVGKLAEASFVFAVNPGVPATDMKSLLAYARKNAGKLNYGTPGNGTPQHLAMELVKSSVGLDATHVPYKGIAGAITDLIGDQVQMMFATVHSMRPYAQAGKVKLLAVTGSARNPFAPDVPTFKEQGIGVMEGVDAWYGVMAPGRTPPAVVAQLNRDFNEVLNSPEVVDSLAKQGLIVRTGTSAQFASLVKSDLTRWKKVVIDAKITAD; translated from the coding sequence ATGACAACATTCAAGCCCTTGGCTTGCGCCGCCGCACTGTGGCTCGGGCTGGCCGCTCTCGCGGGGCAGGCCCAGGCTCAGAGCGCCACGCCCTTCCCCTCCAAGGTCGTCACGCTCGTGGTGCCCTACACCTCCAACAGCGGGAGCGACATCATTGCGCGCATCGTCGGGCCCAAGCTCTCGCAGCGCTGGGGCCAGCCCGTGGTGGTCGACAACAAGCCGGGCGCGAGCGGCAACCTCGGCGCGCAGCAGGTGGCGAACGCGCCGCCCGACGGACACACACTGCTGATGGCGATCAACACGTTCACCATGACGCCAGCGGTCTACCGCAGGGTTCCATTCGATCCGGTGGTCGACTTCGCGCCGGTCGGCAAGCTCGCCGAGGCGAGCTTCGTGTTCGCGGTCAATCCGGGCGTGCCCGCGACGGACATGAAATCGCTGCTGGCCTATGCCAGGAAGAACGCGGGCAAGCTCAACTACGGCACGCCCGGCAACGGCACGCCGCAGCACCTCGCGATGGAGCTGGTGAAGTCCAGCGTCGGGCTGGATGCGACGCACGTGCCCTACAAGGGGATCGCAGGCGCCATCACTGACCTGATCGGTGACCAGGTACAGATGATGTTCGCCACCGTGCACTCGATGCGCCCCTATGCACAGGCGGGCAAGGTGAAGCTGCTCGCGGTAACAGGTTCGGCACGCAACCCCTTCGCGCCCGACGTTCCCACGTTCAAGGAGCAAGGCATCGGCGTGATGGAAGGCGTGGATGCCTGGTATGGCGTGATGGCGCCGGGGCGCACGCCGCCTGCGGTGGTGGCGCAACTGAACCGCGATTTCAACGAAGTGCTGAACTCGCCGGAAGTGGTTGACAGCCTCGCGAAGCAGGGTCTGATTGTTCGCACGGGAACGTCGGCGCAGTTCGCATCGCTCGTCAAGAGCGATCTGACGCGCTGGAAAAAGGTCGTCATCGACGCGAAGATCACTGCCGACTGA
- a CDS encoding alpha/beta hydrolase has product MNFNLPVPVIDQSAVGFRGNFFVGGVYTKHAADETMSGQAYVEVLVPREVRRPHPLVLIHGAGQTSACWLQTPDGRMGWADFFVAQGYVVYLLDQPMRGRSAWHPTDGETRVLSVAQAENQITASAIAGAWPQAKLHTQWPGEGTGKGQKHDPVFDQFYASQVESVLSDEASASRVQAACSALLDKIGPAILLTHSQSGPFGWLVADARPSLVKAILAIEPSGPPFGAAHGLLGKGLDWGLTHIPMRYEPPMEGAPPFGFEEEPSSGPGKIACRIQSQPERVAVNLASVPVLVLTAEASYHAFFDHCTVKFLQQAGVKVDFVQLAEEGIHGNGHMMMLEKNNLDIARRIDEWVLQKVL; this is encoded by the coding sequence GTGAATTTCAACCTTCCGGTTCCGGTTATCGATCAATCGGCCGTTGGCTTTCGCGGAAATTTTTTCGTCGGGGGCGTTTACACGAAGCACGCGGCCGACGAAACGATGAGCGGACAAGCCTATGTCGAAGTTCTTGTGCCCAGGGAGGTTCGCCGCCCACACCCCTTGGTGCTGATTCACGGCGCAGGCCAAACTTCGGCCTGCTGGCTGCAAACACCGGATGGAAGAATGGGCTGGGCTGACTTCTTTGTGGCTCAGGGTTACGTCGTGTACTTGCTAGACCAGCCTATGCGCGGCCGGTCCGCCTGGCATCCCACGGACGGCGAAACTCGCGTCCTCAGCGTGGCTCAGGCAGAAAATCAGATCACGGCCTCTGCTATCGCGGGTGCTTGGCCGCAGGCCAAGTTGCATACGCAATGGCCGGGCGAGGGGACGGGCAAGGGCCAGAAACACGATCCAGTGTTCGATCAGTTCTATGCGTCGCAGGTCGAGAGCGTTCTTTCGGATGAGGCTAGCGCATCGCGCGTGCAGGCGGCCTGCTCAGCATTGCTCGACAAAATCGGTCCGGCGATTCTCTTGACCCATTCTCAAAGCGGGCCATTCGGTTGGCTTGTCGCCGATGCACGTCCGTCTCTGGTGAAGGCAATCTTGGCAATCGAGCCATCCGGACCGCCGTTCGGCGCGGCCCATGGGCTTCTCGGGAAAGGCTTGGATTGGGGTCTGACGCACATTCCCATGAGGTATGAGCCGCCTATGGAGGGGGCTCCACCGTTCGGCTTCGAGGAAGAGCCTTCGAGTGGGCCCGGAAAGATCGCATGCCGGATTCAATCGCAACCCGAGCGAGTTGCCGTGAACCTAGCGTCAGTTCCCGTTCTTGTCTTAACGGCAGAAGCGTCGTATCACGCTTTCTTCGATCACTGCACCGTCAAGTTCCTGCAGCAGGCCGGGGTGAAGGTGGATTTCGTCCAGCTCGCAGAGGAAGGCATACATGGCAACGGTCATATGATGATGCTGGAAAAAAATAACCTGGACATCGCCCGTCGCATCGATGAATGGGTGTTGCAGAAGGTCCTCTGA